Within the Coregonus clupeaformis isolate EN_2021a unplaced genomic scaffold, ASM2061545v1 scaf1932, whole genome shotgun sequence genome, the region ctccaggttgaagcctgtgtgtaactgtgtgtctccaggttgaagtctgtgtgtaactgtgtgtctccaggttgaagcctgtgtgtaaccgtgtgtctccaggttgaagcctgtgtgtctcaggttgaagcctgtgtgtaactgtgtgtctccaggttgaagccaaTGTGTAGGGACGTGTCCTCTTCATCTGTGATCTACAGACCTCTGGGAACACTGAAACGCACCAGACAGGAGCAGCACACCCACGgtgagactctctctctcctgaccacaGCCAGCTCTTCTTACATACAACTAACCCTTATCACTTCACACTATCCTTTTACTGCTTTGTGATTGGCTCTGTGTTGTGTCTGTCAGATGTGGACTGTGCTGATTGGCTGTTTGAGGGGGCGGACCTGGCCCCTGTGAGGAAGAGGGTGATGATGCAGGAGGCCACAACCACAACTCTTCCTAACCCTCTGGACGAaccactacctctacccctaacacacacacctctcaccaCAGGAGACTACATGGACTGTACTGAATCTaatgaggaagaggagagtgacttggaggaagaagagagagaacaggagagagacttggaggaagaagagagaggtggGGACGAGGGGTCTACATCTAATTCTGGCCCCTCTCCTCCTCGCTGGGAGGAGTTTTTCACCACAGAGACTCTGACGGACAGCCAGAACAGCCAACCACACTCCTGCTCTCACACaagcccctcccactccacacTCACAGGCTCTCAGACCCCAGAGCTGTTTGTTGATGACTCCGCCCAAATCCCCTTGCTGTCCATTCCCATCTCAGCTGGGCGAGGCCTGAGCCAGGCTGACAGCATGCTCATCCAATCAGAAGACTGGTGTCAGGGAGATGTATTGACCAATCTGGAGGTTGGGGGGGAGGAGAGTGGCAGTCAAACTCACCAACCGGAGTCTCAGGTGTCATCGGACTTTGACATTCCGTCTACGCCGGATTCACAAACACCTGGACCGGACGACCTGAGCGCTCTGTACAGGAGACTGGCCGCTGGAGAGGAAGTGGTCATCAGGACAGGAAGTCCGTCCCTCTGACCCCGTCTAACTCTGTGTATATAGACACCACAGGGAAGAGGAAGCGACACATCCCACTCACTAGTTTCTTCTGATTGATATACAGTCAATGAGCTGAGCGGACCAAACCCAGCTGCTAATGCATTGGTGCTGATGGGAGAGCCTCCATCTATAGACAAGTTTACGCGCTGTATCCCGGGTGGCGCCATAACTCTAcacaaatgcatttcatttccGCCGGAAGTTGTTGGCACAACGTCTGCCGGTGTAAACACAGCGATGTCGACGCTAGCTTGGGAACACGGTTCTACTACTATGCCGCAACCCGTCAAGGAGCGGAGGGGGAGGAACTTGCAAGGGACTATTTGGAAACTCTGGGCAACAGCATTGAAACCAAAGGCTTAGTGGTGTGCGAAAAGGAACCGTGGCTTGCAGCATCTCCCGATGGAGTGATAAACAACGACATTCTGTTGGAGATCAAATCACCTGTGATGGGAAACAAGTCACTTGCAGAATTTTTGGCAACAAAGAACTGCGAAATCACAACTGTGGCAAACGGAGATAGGGTAGATTACCATATTGCCTGCAATGGTCCAAAAGGCTACTACATGCAGGTACAAATTGGGATGCACTGCACAGGGCTTCAGCACTCCAAGTTGGTGATCTGGAACAAAACTGAGCACCTAGGAAATCGAAGTACCCTACGACCAAGGCTTTGTCCAGGGGCATATCATAAGGCTGCGCACATTCTACTTTGTCCACATGCTCCGAAAATTGTTGATGATTTTGTTGAGGGAAGGTTACAGTTCTGCAGTAAATATCTCagcattttaaaaccaaaataaactgccttatttaggtcatgcccacaggagccaacagatgtccattgtttacatgatctctttatgctgtgcaatatatcagtgtgcctactgtttgagtgaaaataagttatgtaatttcaatccttagagtgctacaatttattttaattcataattcatagtaagctcatactgtacataaataacactggattaattaattgttttgaggaaactaaacaaatggcttcaacaagaaagattgcgtgtttaatcttaacaggtattaaaaagtaaaatacaaaagcagcccacacaattacatcactatgaaaatattcatatataatatttaaaaaatacaatgcACGCAGTATTTGTTGTGTTTATCTGTATTTAATGAACAACATGGCTGGGTGTTGGTAGACAGGGACACAGGGCAAGATTCTAAACCTCACTGATCAGTGGGCTCTTCAGGTTAACTAGGCCAGCACAGATGGTTAAGATGTTGTCCAGTTTCGATTGCCATGCTGATGGGAACATTCTGGGATAAAATCTTAAACCCCTTCAGTCTCTGGATTGCTCTTTCCACATGTATGCGGACATTGGCTACTCGCCTAGGTACGTGTCGTCTCCTCATTGGTCAACTGATTGCACCTGTAGGTGAAAGCAGGGATGTTCAAACTGACCCTTCTCTCTCATCAAGCAAGTCTCGAATGGTGAACCCACGGTCCGCCATGACCTCATCACCAGCCCTCAGATAGTCTAGGAACCCACTGTCCATGGTGATAAACTTATCGCTGCTTCTGCCAGCATAGGCATCAGATATAAACATGATTAGCCCATTAGGGGCCACAGCGACGAGGATCTTTCTACAGTGTTGCGTGATTTATACTGGCTGAAAGTGTCACTCCTTGAGTCGTGGTTTGTGGCTCTCTGCATGGCACTTTCGGCACAGTCAATGATGCAGGTGGTTCGAGGGTAGTTCCTCTGAAACGACAAGGGCATGGTGGCACGAATGGTCTCTCTTGGAAGCCAGGGGATCAGGACTTTGAACTGTTCACCCATCACGTCAATCCAGTGACTAATCACAATGCTTGCCATGGATGTAGACACATTGAAGCGGTGAGCAATATCTCCTAatattaggtttagttttagtttcatcaacgtcataagtatttggtcaacaacaggaagggtaattgatggcttactgaaaggcaacaacaccgtcaccagggtgaagaattgaaccataagcactcctgtatacagccgggacctagcatcatcaatgaccgtggtgctggtcacagtaggacccatttctgcctcgcactgtgtggccttgtctactttaacagactgtgttgaacagtaaatgtgatcaatatgtgacggatcttcccattgggtctgggcatctcggaattttggtgtagcaggctcggcctcacagacaggctgacaggtttctggagcatctaaaaggggaagagaaaacatggatggagcaaaattaatacaggcatagagtcctctcactacaaacatcacaatggaaaaatgtgtactacaacattgcactcacacgcacacacacaatcatcatcacaacagcctgccaccttgcattgtatttatgatgtagactaaggcacacttgaggcaggcacacacacacacacacaattaatgatgTAGCTATCGTGGGCATTGTTTGTCCCATCTCCAAAACAATCAACTGCCTTAGCAAAATACCGGTAGCAATGTTAATGTATGTCAGCTTCATAGCTAAGTTGCTGAACTTACCCTCAGATTCAAGTCTGCGTTTCTTTATCTGGGAGGAGGCAGTGGTCCGCTGGGTGAGTTGACGCCTATTTGGCTGGGGAGGCGATTgtatcccaaccacaactctgGGAAAGGATTATCCTTGGTAGGTTTTTGGTCAACAAAGTGATAGGAACAAACAAAAAACGTTGAGGGGGTGGTTTCTTTAGATTTAATGCCTTCAGCCAGGTCCTTCATTCCCGAGTCGGTATCAGGCTTGCgaaaaatgtaaacaatggagcGCATGGACATTGCCTCTTCGTAGCTGGTTTGTGGTCGTAGCACTCTCTATCTAACCACTCGTTCAGGTGCTTTCGAGTTTTTGCAACCAACTACACGCACACGATTCGTTCCCGAACCACTTTtcttcatgttgtaattgtaatttttatatccTCTTTGTCACTGCGATATCAGTGCTTTGTCGGCTACTGAGCTAGCTAACAAAACAAACCCAGCCCGGCAGAACGGAACTGGATTGCATCGACGGGAGGAGTTCAGGAAGTAGAGCGGAAACGGCTCAAAAACTTGTCTATAGCTGACCTGAACTGACTTTAATGTTGAATGGCCTGAGTGGGACATCTTCATTTAGCCTCCATCTATAGCTGACCTGA harbors:
- the LOC123487960 gene encoding protein artemis-like; this translates as MCRDVSSSSVIYRPLGTLKRTRQEQHTHDVDCADWLFEGADLAPVRKRVMMQEATTTTLPNPLDEPLPLPLTHTPLTTGDYMDCTESNEEEESDLEEEEREQERDLEEEERGGDEGSTSNSGPSPPRWEEFFTTETLTDSQNSQPHSCSHTSPSHSTLTGSQTPELFVDDSAQIPLLSIPISAGRGLSQADSMLIQSEDWCQGDVLTNLEVGGEESGSQTHQPESQVSSDFDIPSTPDSQTPGPDDLSALYRRLAAGEEVVIRTGSPSL